The nucleotide window TCGAAGGGGATCCCTATTGGGTTTTCGTTCAGAGTCTTCCCTATCGCTTCTACCCTATTCTTATCCTTTTTTTCGGCTTGCTCTTGGTTTGGATGAAACGAGACTTTGGTCCGATGTACAAAGCCGAAATGCGCGCCATTGAAAAAGGACAGCTCCTGGCTCCGGGCGCCAAACCCATTGCCGATTTGGATGGCAAGGGGATGGAGCCCGATCCAGACAAGCCACAGCGCTGGCTCAATGCCGCCTTCCCCGTTTTGGTCGTGATCGCCATTCTTTGCATCGCCATGTACGTCACAGGTATTGAGGGCATCGATGCAAAACGAAGCCTCGGAGAAAGCATCGACACCAACTTTCGAACCATCGTCGGAAATGCAAGCTCAACCAAAGCACTGCTTTGGGCATCGCTTGTGGGCTGCATTTTGGTTATTTTCATGGCCAATGTGCAAAAGCTTCTAAGCTTTCAAGAAGCACTAAGTGCCTGGTTGCTTGGCGCAAAGTCCATGGTGCTGGCGGTTATCATTCTGGTTTTGGCTTGGGCGCTGGGCACGGTCTGCAGAGAGCTGCAAACCGCTCAGTACATCATGCAATTGGTGAGCGCATGGCTGCATCCCGGGATGCTTCCTGCTTTAGTGTTCGCAGTGGCCGGTATTGTAAGTTTCGCCACTGGAACATCCTGGGGAACCATGGGCATTATGTTTCCTCTCGTGGTGCCTCTCGCCTATGAGCTTGCACCAGCCGATGCATCCATCCGTCTAGCAACGGTCGCTTCGGTGCTTTCCGGTTCAGTATGGGGGGATCACTGCTCACCGATTTCCGATACAACAGTGATGAGTTCACTTGCTTCGGCCTGCGATCACCTTGATCACGTACGAACCCAAGTACCCTACGTCGCGCTTGTCGGTTTGGTAAGCATGATCACAGGATCACTCGGTACAGCAATGGGCTGGTACGGACCGTGGACCGGCGTGCTATTGGGCGCCGTTGTCTTGGCTTTGTTTGCTTACTTCGTCGGCAAACCAGTCGATGACAGCTGAGCATTAAGGATAGTTTTCGAAGCTTCACCAAGTTTCGGCGCAAAGCAGAAGGTTTCAAAAAACCAAACACAAAGCAATCTGTTTGATCTTGTTCCTTTGGCTCGGTCCTCAACAACATGGTGCAAATCAGGTCGAATGCCGGTCGTGGCCAAGGAAAACATGAAAACACGCACATCATTTATCTTTACGAAGCTAACGATCCTCTTGCGACCGTGGAGCTCAACTATGCGCTTCGCCGTCCCGAAGAATTAGACGCCTATTTGCAACCCTGAGCAATACGCTCTTGAGGGTGCATAACCATGCAGCAACCACCAGGGCAGACGATGGTACCTTGCTCAGGCGATTTCCACT belongs to Myxococcales bacterium and includes:
- a CDS encoding Na+/H+ antiporter NhaC family protein yields the protein MKRFRHGCIWAVLILCSIGFIASPGHADPKPANLWAKLETPKVLLSGVPFTLSISPREHEELSEDLELEILAASSGKELRRYRFSNPDMKKLWTIDGIRIEHGGKAKIQLLHQGKVFVSKQLSVIPGWFSILPTLIAIIIALLLKEVLIALFVGLWIGVMGVQDFSPVRGFLRSIDSYVINEVADQHHGSVMVFTLMLGGFVALLSRSGGAHGLATAFTRFAKNRRRGQLSTWVLGWVIFFDDYANTLLVGTTMRPITDRLRISREKLAFIVDTTSAPIASLALVSTWIGVEIGYIADQFDALHLEGDPYWVFVQSLPYRFYPILILFFGLLLVWMKRDFGPMYKAEMRAIEKGQLLAPGAKPIADLDGKGMEPDPDKPQRWLNAAFPVLVVIAILCIAMYVTGIEGIDAKRSLGESIDTNFRTIVGNASSTKALLWASLVGCILVIFMANVQKLLSFQEALSAWLLGAKSMVLAVIILVLAWALGTVCRELQTAQYIMQLVSAWLHPGMLPALVFAVAGIVSFATGTSWGTMGIMFPLVVPLAYELAPADASIRLATVASVLSGSVWGDHCSPISDTTVMSSLASACDHLDHVRTQVPYVALVGLVSMITGSLGTAMGWYGPWTGVLLGAVVLALFAYFVGKPVDDS